gttaacaatgatagtgcaacttatttgtggcactgccgtttaggtcatattggtgtaaagcgcatgcagaaactccatgctgatgggcttttggaatcacttgatgcttgcgaaccatgcctcatgggcaagatgactaagactccgttctccgaaacaatggagcgagcaactgacttattggaaataatacatactgatgtacgcggtccgatgagtgttgaggcttgcggcgggtatcgttattttctaaccttcacagatgatttgagcagatattggtatatctacttgatgaaacataagtctgaaacatttgaaaagttcaaagaatttcagagtgaagtggaaaatcattgtaacaagaaaataaagtttttacgatctgatcgtggaggtgagtatttgagttatgagtttgttcttcatttgaaacaatgtggaatagtttcacaactcacgccacctggaacaccacagcgtaatggtatgtctgaacgtcgtaaccgtactttattagatatggtgcgatctatgatgtctcttactgatttaccgctatcgttttggggttatgctttagagatggctgcattcacattaaatagggcaccatctaaatcagttgagacgacaccatatgaactgtggtttggcaagaaaaggtgtcgtttcttaaagtttggggctgcgatgcttatgtgaaaaagcttcaacctgataagctcgaatccaaatcggagaaatgtgtcttcataggatacccaaaggagactgttgggtacaccttctatcacagatccgaaggcaagatattcgttgctaagaatggatcctttctagagaaggagtttctctcgaaagaagtgagtgggaggaaagtagaacttgatgaggtaattgtatcttttcctgaattggaaagtagttcatcacagaaatcagttccagtgattactacaccaattagtgaggactGACATGAAGCGAATCATGAGGGAACGTTTTGTGCCTGCTTATTACACTCGCCAGCTTCATAGTAGACTGCGTCGTCTAGTGCAAGGTACAAAATCAGTTGATGAGTACTACAAAGAGATGCAAGTTTTGATGATTCGTACAGCTGTGCGTGAGTCTGCGGAGGCGACCATGGTACGTTTCTTTGATAGGTTAGAAGAAAAGATTCGTGACCgtgttgatttaatgcaatatAATGATATTCATGAGTTGCTTCATCAAGCGGAGCGTGCTGAACGTTGGGTATTGGAGAAGCAAGCTTCAGAGACTCGTCCAACTTACAACAATGGGCGACGTGGTTCTTCTCCTATTGATGGTGGGTTTAGTGCTAAACCGACTCCTTCTTATAAGTCGGGAAGCATTGAATAGAGCAAAGTGGTGGCTGCGCCAAAAGAGGTCTCTCAGGTTTCATCTAATGCGACTTCATCTCATCATCGTAATATTATTTGCCACAAGTGTGGAGGACGCGGACACATGAAGCATGAATGTTCCAATCAACGAAGGGTTCTACTTGTTGATGCAGAATATATTTCAGAATCTGAAGATGAGATGCCTAAGTTAGAGGATGGAATCGAAAGAGGTCATGGTGATACCATACTATATTATCCTCAAGATGATCCTGATATCGAGAGTTTGCTAGCACATAAGGTCCAGCGAGATGACAAGGTCATTTTTGAACCAGGACAACGACGGAGTATTTTTCAAACTGCATGTACCATCAAGGGAGAAGTGTGCAAACTGATAATTGATGGCGGCAGTGCTAGCAACATGATTAGCAAGGATGTGGTGGAGTCTCTTTCTTTGCCAACTTGGGAGCACCCAAAACCATACTATATCAAGTGGATCAATGATGTGGGCAAAGTGAAGGTAACTCACAGGGTGAAGGTTCCTTTTTCTGTTGATGGCTATGTTGATAAGGTGGAGTGCGACGTTATGCCACTACATGTTTGTCACCTTATTTTGGGGCATCCTTGGCAGCATGATGTTAACGCACTTCATCACGGGCGAACAAACAGGTACACTTTTATGCATAAGGTTGAGTTCTATGCTATTCTTCCTAAGGTTACACAGAATATAAAGTGTACTGTAGAGATGTTTAAGAAGAAATCTGCAAGGCCTAagtcgaaaccgaggacggtttccttTTAAGGGAGAGAGGATGATGTGACACTGCCTATGAAGACAAATGTTTCATTGCCGGAGAAGTATGTCGTACCAGCTAAACGCACTGGAAAAAGAAATCAATTTGTTATTATCGATTCAATACATAAACAAAGTCTGGCCATGACGCACATAGCTCCGGAGATACAGGTATTACAGATTGGCACGATGGCGTTTCAAATTGTACAGCTGAAGGAAGTGAAGCCCACTTTCCGAACCCCATGCAATCATGATACGGAGGGGAAGATGAAGTTAAGGACTCAGGAGGATGCATGCGTTTTCCTTCTTAGTCCTGGTTCGTTTCCTTTTCAGTAAGTACTAGTCCGTTTTGTCttttgtgatcaacttgccggATAATTAAATTAGTTAAGATGTGATTAGGAAGATAGGAGAGAGAGTCCGTGTAGTATTTTTCTTGTTTAAGTCGGTTTTGCCTGGTCGTTTTTCACGCTTACATAAAAGGCCGGCTTCGGCCGTGTGCGGGATAGCTTTTGTTTGACGTTATTTTTCAGAGATGAACAGATCGGGAACTCGGGGTGTCTTCGAGCCGCCGTTTGATATTTGTTGAATAGCTCTTGAGGCTTTGTGATTTTGGTGTGAGATTGATTCTAGAAATTCAATTTCCGCTGGTCCGCTGAAGATCGTCCACGTACTTCTTTTTTTGGTGTGCGTGTTGTTTCCGTGGTGATTGCATCTACAAGGTCGCGAGCGCCACGTCGTTTCAGGTGACACTGTACCGTGAAAGATTGATAAAATTATTCGCGCCATCGTTTTTCTGTTGAAGGTCGCATCAAACAGGAGAGGCAGACGACGAGGTTTAAGACATGTGGGGCAAAGGGATTTTAGTTTGACGACTATGAGGCGTGGTGTACGGGTTCATTCCCGGAAAAGCGAGGGGCTTTCCGTAAAAAGGTACGACACCACGGGCCGCACGACAACGCTCTAGCTTAGCCGGGGACCATTTACGGGACGATAGATGTCACGTATTCGCATATACAAGTGTTGCATTGTAGTGCTTCTCAAGTTTGAGGACATTTTCGTTATGCGCCAGGGAGTTCAAGGACAATCTATGTAATTTTCCCAGCTTTGCGTTGTTGCAGCCATCACCTCCCGCTGCGTGTCTTCCACTACACGTCTGTTGAGCTCCTACGTCAGCTGATATTTTCTTTTTGAGTTACCCTACGTCACCTGATTGACGTCACCCCATCTCGTCGCTGCCTTGCTCGACAAGCTCAAATTAAAAGGAAACACCAGATAAGCTCAATTTTTAAAAGAAGTGGCCCGTAGAGCGGGCCCTAGAAATAAGGGACCCGATCGAACGGTCGCGAGCTTGAGGGCATGGCCTTCTAGAAGTCAAGTTCAGGCCTCCGCATCATCCGCGTCCGTACGCACCAAGACCATGGCGCCGCATCGCGTTGGGTGCCGACTGGGCGGTGGGCCGAGGGCCGAATGAAGCAGGACACAGCTGGAATATTCTGCTAGAACAAGTACACCAACTTAACGAACAAACCTGCCAAGTACCAAACCCTCCCGGCCGCGAAGCCATCTACCTTCATGCGCGCGTCGCAAGACGCCTCTCTGCAACGCACGCACCGTCAATGGATCTCCCCGGCGCCGGCAGCGCCTACCTCCCTGCTCCTCCCCCTGGCCTCCGCGCGCTCGCCGTCTCGGCGGACGCCGTCAGGCTTAGCTCCATAGCCGCCAACCTCCGGGAGCGATGGCACTACGAAGGTATACGTTGCTTGCTACGTACTGCATCGTGCGTGCAGCGTTTGCTAAGCGCCGGCCGATCGCCTTCCCACCGTGCAACGGTGCAAGCTTATTGTCTACGCTGTGGTAGTGTGGTTGTGAACATGCTAGCTGTTTGCTTGTTTGCAGTGACGGCTTGCATTGatcaggcggcggccatggcggagctCCGCGCGGGGAACAAGTTCGAGGTCGTGCTGGTCGACATGCACTCCCTAGGCTGCGGCGCGCCAGCCATTGAGCTCTTGGAATGTGCCGTCGGCGGGATGCACGTTGAGACATATGGTAACTATATATTGGATCTTGTGCCTAGTTATGTCTATGGTGTTCTATTTTATCTAGCGATGGAGAGATGACGGTTTTGTTGACAACCTTACGAGGAGGATTAGTTTGATCTAAATACGTACATAGTGAAAATCATAGTGGTATGCTGCAAGTTTAATTCTTCTTTGAAGTTCGTAACTTTGACCCAAGTACTTGCACTATAAAAAGATAATCATGTTTGCTTCAACTTACTTAATTAAGTCTACCGTAATAGCAAGATGGATAACCATCGATGAGATTCGCGTTCATGCATGTGGTAACTGGGTCTTGTGCTTAGTTAAGCCTACCGTACGTGTTCCGTTTAATCTAGCCATGGAGCGATAACGGTTTTGAGGTTAAGTTTATTTAAGCAAGTAGACGATCGATTTAGAGCTATGTTACCAGATTCTTCTTTGAAGTATATAGGAgaagttttttttttcattttgaaagCATCGACATACCACTAGCTGCGCTGCTTTGGCATTAACAAAAGAGAACTAGAATTCCAATTTCCGATGAAATCACTATGttacatactccctctgtaaactaatgtaagagtatttagattactaaagtagtgatctaaacgctcttatattagtttacggagggagtataacacaaaaggcccaactaaaaaacTCTCATACATCAATGAATCTCACTTCAAGCATTTAGACCAACCGTGTCTCGTAGATTGATAAATTTACTTGCAACCTACTTTCTGGGTGCCCTTTTATTAATTTGCATTGGTAAAAGAATATAATACCACATGTGATAAAATATGTTTGAACCATGAAGTTAGAGTTTGTGTATTACTGTCTGAAATAATTAGTACTCCCTTCGCTCCGAATTATAAGGTGttctaactttttttttgaattGGATGTGTATAGATGTGTTTTACTGTGTTCGTTCATTCATTTCAGTCTGTATGTAGTGAATATTGAAATATCCAACACGTCTTACAATTCGGAATGGAGGGTGATAACACATACTTTGTTCCAATAGAGTATTTCATATCACGTAGCATGCATCAATATCTTTTACTTGGATGAACGCTATGACTTTGTCTTCAGCCAGGTGCAGATGGTGCTCTAGCAAACGTGTAGTGGAACTTATATAACTAACTTTGACTCTCACACGTGAAAGTGTTTTCAGATTGGTCGGGTGACAATACTGTCACTCGATTTTTCATGAGAAATAATTTCATAATATCATAAGTTTATATTTCCATTATTTTTCTACATGAAAATAGCCGTGATAGTCACATATTGGACATTTTGCTTGTGTACAAAACACCATCTATTTACGCATATGGGAACTATAAGGTTGGTTCAAAATAGACACCAATATCATTGTGATTCATGCAACAAATGTTCCACTCTTCATTAATTTATTTATACTGACATTTCCCGTTTCACGGTATTTAGCAATATCAGAAAGTGGCCATCGCTTTGGACCCTTGGTGATGGAGGATCTCGATGTCTTAAAGAAGCACAACGACAATGAAGCATCAAATGGATCTAAGTCACTGGAGGCCACTCAGAATGGTCCATGCAACAGCTCACCCTAGTGCTATGAAACTTAAGTTTGCTACCATATTCTTTGTcccattttattttttattttttaagacAAATATTTAATACAGTAGGTTTTGGCATAAATCTGAGCACACAAATACTTTTTAGTGCTatgaaattttattttattacaaAAGTTGTTCGTATTCCACCAATTTATCTATTTCCCTTGACACATTATAAAACATTTGTACATGTGTCATTTCCATGGTATCGTTAAATATCTATAGAACTTGATAGAGTATTATAGGTCTAGCAAACAACTCGGCATAGATGTGCGGAGTTCAAGACTATAGAGTTTAGGTCCAAGTTATTAGGTATTTTCATCTTCTTGAACAGTGGGGACTCAAATCCATCATCTTCACGAAGTCTTCACTCGAATATTTAATTATTTATGCTCAGGAATATGGCTTTGGTCAAGTTCCTCTTAAGTATCTTCGCTACTTCTTATCATCTTAACACTTTCAACCGGATTAGATTCTGGTTTTCCTGCAAATTTGGCAAGGATAACAGTTTGACTCTTGACTATTTTTCCATCTGGGCTTCCATATTGCGGGTTTTCTCTTGAAGTGTCCATACGTCATTGTTTAGTCCAGTAATTTTCACGTTCATTTCACCAAGTAAATTACCGTGAGACTTCAAGATACCGGTAAAGGTTTTATTTTGCTCGGTTTGAGCGGTCATGAAAGTGTTGAGGGTTTCCTCACATGAAGGCCTATCACCAGTGCTCGACCCATTATAGTTGTTTGATTCTCCTTGGCTGGTAGGATATGGTGGCTTAGGAAAatttggagcataattttattttatttgtgaatTGAAATTATAATTATTACGAGCAATAAAATTGACATCAGCATCAATATTAGTAACAACGCTAACAATTACTGCACCTTTACCTTTAATAACACCAATTAACtcgttttcttcattttttttctttggtgATGGACTTTACCTTTTAGTGGTTGGCCTTTCAATATGCCATTGGGCATTGATCTCTTGCATATCATCAAGCAACTTTTTTGCTTCATCAATTGGTCTTTCTATAATAGTTCCTCTTGCAGCAGTGTCTAACATAGTTTTCGACATGAGATTAGGAGCATTTTATAAAATAAATGAAGGATTAACCATTCCTCCATCACATGGTTTGGACAATTTCTAGTTGCCTCTTCCATACCATTCTATGCAAACGTTAGTGGCTCGTGGTCTTCCTGCTTAAAACCAGTGATCGATATTGGAACGTAATTGCATTATTTTTGTTGGTGGCAAAACTTTGTCATAGATGCTGCAACATACGTTCCAAGAGGTGATGGTTCCTCTAGGTAAGGATTTAAGCCATTCCTTAGCTTTTCCTCTCAAGGAGAAAGGAATATACACAACTTTAAAGTGCCAGGTGCATAGTCGTTTATATGCGTCATATCACATAATGATAATTATGTGAAAAAATGTGTAAGTGGATACCAACGTCCTTGGATGTTTGTTTTCTTAGAAAtggaggaagacccccggcctctgcatctggacgatgcatgcagccactacGTCCTTGGATGTGGGACCTCTAATTTGGCCTTTTGAACCATCGTGACAAGGTGAGATTTGATCTTGAAGTGCTCGGCTATAACACTGGGTAGCGCAATAGGTGGATGCATAAAGTTTCCATTGGGAGCTGTAAACTCCACAAGTTTCTTAGCCATGATAATTTTCTTGGGTTTTGATAACTTGCGAGTGAAACAaactaaagaaaaaaaacaaaactaaAATGATACCTCTAGTCACCTTGCTAGGGTAGCAAAGATGCTTCCGCAGCAACTGCACCAGTTGATCTGGTTTTTGATATAGATAGTCCCTACCTTTTCCCCCAAGGGTGACCATGTGTATCGAACCCATAGGAAGTAACGCTAGTAGAAAAGGAATCAAACAAGCTATTGTTGTTGTTAGAAATTCCAGTTTCCTGGATCGAAATCGCATGATTTTTAGATAGAAAAATAATGGCACGGAAAATGTCTAGGGCATCGAGACTTTATTTATAACCTTATACTTGCACTCAGGATCCTATCTTGATTTCCAACATGGTCCTCGTAGAGACCTCTATCATGTGTTCTCAATGTGTAGATATGGGGGATGCATCCAAATAACGTCACTAGTAATCATCAACCCGCATTGTGAGTCTATTGTCCAATCAACACCCTTACTGTTGAGTGGGGTTACCTCAGTTATTAAGAATTTCTCCAGATGAACTCACTGGGAATTTAATGACTGCATCTCATGGTCCCCGAGGAGTTTCTTTGGGCCACCGTACTAATCCTTATTGTCACTGACTTTCAGTATACCCTTCCATGCATCTGTGCACTTTACCTCCTCCTCGATCCATCTACAGGATCCCGAGTACCTGCGGGGCCTCAGAACGAGAAAGAGATAATAGACAAATATGTTACGGTAACACATACGAATAATGTTCAATTAAGCAAAGTTAATACTAAAATTTTTGTGCACAAGTGCATAGGGATGCAATGCTATGCCTCAGCCCATACATCACAATCAGATCACACATGGAAAAAGTTGATTGATGAATGATTGATAAAGGACATACATTGTCGTAGTATGTGATGTATCGATtacgagcatggcaaactataggGTGAATGTCTACGAAGATGGAAATGGCAAACTCTTGGGAATGGTTCTTCGCGAAGATGGTAATTCTGGTGATTTGGTGACTCTTTGTTGCTCTCCATTGCGAATGGCACCTCGGGCCTTTTATAAAGTGTACTTGTGTTGATGTCACAGAGCTTTTAGAGGGTAGTACGAGCGCTGATACGAGCACGTCTGCTCGTACCAAACGACGTCTTCTCCTCTGTTTCCTCTGTTGCGCCTCTAGTTGATTTGGCTTGATCTCCACACTTCATATTTCCATATATAGCTTCATTTCCTTCCCTCAAATTATTCATTTCATGTGCAAACAAATAACTAGAGGGATTTGCAATCTTTTTCATTTATTAGTAATTAGTGTTAGTGATAagatcaaagtttttcttggaATGTTTGGGATTATCTGGTTTAAGCAATGGTGGAATGAGTGTCAAAATACACTCATCACCCTGCAGGTTGGGAAATAAGTGGATATGACACAGAACACCTCTTGGTCTGATCAATAATTAAGAACGATATGTGGACACTCTTGATAATTGTACAtactttattattatttttttagaaaaggaggatgacccccggcctctgcatctgggcgatgcatacggccactttattaattattataacaagaccttacaaagccatacaacatcaagactaaagccaccgtctaagcaacaactgtcgctacacctatccaattgatcaAGGGacgcagatagtctgggcctaataccaaacagacatcacagccaaacctaaacatctaagacctgagaccccaaccaggacgcctgccgggtatgaggcacctaccagtccggcgcactcctcaaccaggacgcctgccgagtacgaggccgccacagccacctgccaccaatccatctccagagctgtactgttgcatgcACCGTGctaggtctctctgccatcgatgccaccacgacgcccgacagcgtcgtcctcctgtgctagtccatcctcccacagcgaactccgaatctgcactgcgccacgccgtcaagatccgtcgccattagtgtgtaggatgaagcaccgctccaccaaagaatccgtcctctggtccctcgatcacgtgtgtacctcctagaatgacgcccccaagggaggaacgacaccagagcgccgccgtcatccgatctagggtttcccccggaggtagcagagagtggccttgaacttctccacggcgatgccttcaagaagggattgacgcagatagcgccgccaccgccggccttagcagAAGCCGAAGGTAAGTTTTCACCCATatcagttcgaagggatccaactctcatgcacgggccgccgtcaccaccagcaccaccaggcaaACCCTGGAGTACCGGCAGGTCAGCGAGCCGCTggcaccaccgcatccagatcgccggccacgccgggccgccgccatcccccgcgCTGTCCGGGTCAGAGCCGGAGCCGCCGACCGCTCACAGGGACCGCCGCCGACTGCACACGCCGGAGCACCGCCGAGagcccagcgcccgccaccgcttGCCGAAGCCAACCGTCGCCCGAGCACTGGCACCACCGTGGAGCCATCAGATCGGGGAGGAAGACGTCGCACGCCGACCACCCTCGCGGACCCCGCCGCACGCCCGAGCGCCGGCGCCACCGCGGCGCCATCAGATCGGGAGGAAGAGGAGCCTGTGCCTCACCACCCTGCGCAGAccacgccgccgccatcgccaccaaAGGAGAGCCCCGCAGATACGCCGGCGGCCCGACCTGccgccgagccgagcgccgccgcgagggccggccgtcccgcgccgcccaggaGCCTCGCGAGGAGGGAGGTAGCCCTGCCGCCGCCGACGCatgcgcgggctttgcccggcggcggcgagggagagggaaggcgaagGAGGGGAGCTAGCGGCGGCGATCTAGGGTTCCGCCCgggccgctcgcgggagcggcaCGGGGGACAGGGGGGTACGGGGTTAGACGGGGGGACGGGGTTAGACGGGGGGGCATGCTAGCAATATGCAACAATCATGATTTTCCCGCATACGAACACCTTTATTGAGCGAACCTTAAGCTCCCGCATACAATCCCCGTTGTTTCGTGATACATTactgttgggaatcattgcatggaaaacaaacaaaattctacgcacacgcaatgatctatccatggagatgcatagcaacgagggggagagtgtgtctacgtaccctcgtagaccaagcGGAAGCattttacaacgcggttgatgtagtcgaactttcttcgcgatcaccgatcaagtaccgaacgtacaacacctccgagttctgcacacattcagctcggtgacgtccctccccttcttgatccagcaagacgtcgaggtagtagatgagttccgtcagcacgacggcgtggtgatggtgaagtgatctctgcagggattcgcctaagcactacaaaaatatgaccgggggagtaaacggtggagggggcaccgcacaaggctaagcaattgtctggtgtgtgctagcccccccccccacatatataggtgggagggggaggggtgaggccaggaggcgccccaagtaggaccggatcctacttgggctcctcccaagccgcgccccctaccatatatatcggagggggaaggaaagcggggggaggggaaggaagggggaatcctattccctttctttcctttcctccttcccctttccttctccaccttggccggcccatctggggggctcaccagccccttgtggctggtgtgtgtcccctcttggcccataaggcccatatcttttgccgggggtgcccggaaccccttccgatgacccgatatgtaccggtaccctccggaacacttccggtgtccgactaccatcgtcctatatatcaatctttacctctcgaccatttcgagactcctcgtcatgtacgtgatctcatccgggactccggacaacatttggtcaccaaatcacataactcatataatattatatcgtcatcgaacgttaagcgtgcggaccctacggattcgagaactatgtagacatgaccaagacacctctccggtcaataaccaatagcggaacctggatactcatattggctcctacatattttacgaagataattattggtcgaaccgttatgacaacatacgtaattccctttgtccatcggtacgttaattgcccgagattcgatcgtcggtatcttcatacctagttcaatcttgttaccggcaagtctccttactcgttccgtaatacatcatctcgtgactaactcattagtcgtttgcttgcaagcttatgatgtgtattaccgagagggcccagagatacctctccgatactcggagtgacaaatcctaatcttgatctatgccaactcaacagacaccttcggagatacctgtagagcatctttataaccacctagttatgttgtgacatttgatagcacacaaggcattcctccggtatccgggagttgcataatctcatagtcgaaggaatatgtatttgacatgaagaaagcaatagcaataaaactaaacgatcattatgctaagctaacggatgggtcttgtcttttttgcggggtaacggatgggtcttgtccatcacatcattctcctaatgatgtgatcccgttatcaaatgacaacacatgtccatggttaggaaaccttaaccatctttgatcaacgagctagtctagtagaggcttattagggacatggtgtttgtttatgtattcacacatgtattaaggtttccgatcaatacaattctagcatgaataataaaccttttatcatgaataaggaaatataaaataataactttattattgcctctaggacatatttccttcatttacaaAATCCGAGATGAAACTTTTATTAGTATCCTCACGTTCAACACCTTGATCACTATACGTGTTATCTTCGTTGTCGGTTTTGTTCACTTTACTCATTTGCATATTTCAATATCCATGTGATCTCAATTacatgtgtctggccagacgatgatgatgCAGTAATATCAAGTGGGTCTATACAGTATCTCTTCAGCGAGAGAGGAGAAAATCCCACCCTTGAACTATCGATGTCGAGACATACTTTTTTGGTATACCCGTAAGTTACTTTTATTGTCACCCAGTTACAGTGTGACGTTTGATAACCCCAAAATAACCATCTGGTATGTTGGTATATGACATCTAATGGTCTAAGGATGTGAGTAAACGTTAATATATTATATGAAATACGGACAACATAATGACAATGTGATCTCGCAGCAATTAATAAGTTGGGTCTATTCAACACCATTGTTCCGATAACAATGTGTTCTAATTATTGATGGCATCCTTGTTGCTTTAAcaatgcccatgatcaggaaaacaagatcatcatcaacatatgagctagtcttagaggtatGCTTAGGTATCCACTT
This DNA window, taken from Triticum aestivum cultivar Chinese Spring chromosome 1D, IWGSC CS RefSeq v2.1, whole genome shotgun sequence, encodes the following:
- the LOC123177148 gene encoding uncharacterized protein, with the translated sequence MDLPGAGSAYLPAPPPGLRALAVSADAVRLSSIAANLRERWHYEVTACIDQAAAMAELRAGNKFEVVLVDMHSLGCGAPAIELLECAVGGMHVETYAISESGHRFGPLVMEDLDVLKKHNDNEASNGSKSLEATQNGPCNSSP